CTGGTAACTACTCCTGCTATTCATGTAAAAAGTGTTTAAACTTACATTATTTTACCTCAAAAGCTTGGGGCCTCTAGCTAAACACTTGCCTCTTTCataaacatcttgaagaaccaggTTGAAAGGCTTGAATTTAGCATCCACATCATTGTACTCTTGTCATTTTGTAAGCAATAGGTCTTAGAGCACTTTGTAGAGGTAAAAACACGCTACTGGCATTTTAGTGGGTGCATGTATAACATTTCTCTAGCAAGGTCTGCTCATGTAACAGTGTTGAATAGGAGTGATATTCTCTCCCCACCAAGTTAcagctgaatttaaaaatatattcccaCATTTGCTAACTACCAATTCAacttaaaacaaaaccagaaaacagGCAGAGAGACTAGAAAGACTTTAGCAGGACCCCCTACAAGCTGTGTTTAATACCTGTAAGCCCTTCCAAGCTTTGGTCAGGTAGCAGTGATCAGAAAAAATTTCAACCCTTAGCTAGCATTTGTATCACATATTAAACTCCCTACTAGAAAGTGTAGTTTTATATGGCTATAAATATATTCAATACCTGCATTCTGCAGTggaatctctcccccccccaccccccaaaggcTTGGAAACAACGAGTCTAAAACCCCTcctcagactagacaatcatgcCATCTGTTAAGGACTGGTGGCTTAGCAGCTGCTACATGCAGCAATGCTAGTGAGTCTTACAGGATGTACAGGGTTATAAGACAGCTCAAGGGTACAGAAATCTGGAGCATAAAGGAGAATCAAGATGCTTACTCTGTAACTCCCAGGCAAGTCTTATCAGATAAGCCTGTTTACTTTGACCTAGAAGGAAGAGAAGTTGTCTGCCTCTGACAATAGGGAAGCCTTACAGGTGCAAGACAGtggtatttttgtttgtataatgAGGCACACCTTCCCACCTTAATACAGATTAAAGTATGTTGAAATGCATGTTCATGTATCATCCCATCTCAATGGATGAATGTGCagactcctccccccaccactgtgTATAGGACAAAAGCAGATTTCCAATGCTCAGCCACTCGGCTCTGAAGAGATTAAGGAGCTCTCATCTTCacccaatattttatttttagatttatcAGCAGGATACTCAGcatgtacaaaaaaaatcaaatataaaacaaGGCCTTGCATAAACATGGAAACTTATGGAAAAGTTAACAGAAAACGATGGAAGGATGAAGTGTTTAGCACAGAGATCTTAATTTTCAATGCCAGATTTTTCCTGTATGAAATGAGATTGCAGGTGGCTATCCTAGAGACTTCAGAACATCTACAAATCCTCATTCCTTTTTCCATGAAGGTCAGAGATGCAAGTCTCATCTCCTGCTTTCCTGGGAGGGTCCCAGTCCATGAACCATCCTTCACAAGTTACCATCTAACGCTTCCTGAACGCAACCCGCTTTACCACATTCTGGGCTCCAAATTTTGCTATTAATTTGCTTCTGAGATTTTCATCTGCTTTTTGCAAATCTAAATCATCCTGTCTGCTCCATATAGGATATCCATCCAAGCGCTGGCTGTTATGTAAGAAGTAGGAAGTGGCCTCCACTTCACCACTGTTTTTCAGAAAGGCTTGTATAACAGTTGAGAGGTCCATGCTGAATTCCTCCATGAAGTACTGTACTGTCTTCACTGCATCTGCCACCTCTGTGGGGGAAGGGCAAGTCCTTATGGGATTTTCCTCCTCTTGAGGTGGAGTTTCAGTTATAGCAGAGTCCTCAGCAGTTACCCATTCCTTCAGTTCCATTTTCTGACTGGAGGCTATTTTTTCAGGGGACTTCGGCTCTTCATCTTTTGCACGATTTTCTTCCTGAAGGTCAGAGGTCTCATTTTCTGACTAGGAATAGAAGTTAGGGTGAGTGACATTCCACTATAACTCAGTCACACAAAACTGCTAAATTAGGAGTCCAGAGCAGTGctgtcctctcctcctcccatatGAATCCTTCTAAAGTATACTGATGTGTTGAACATAATACCTGTGCACAATAAAATCCAATAATCCAAGTACAGCAATGCACAGCACCAAGGATACAGTGGAATGTGGAAAGGCAGGAGACAAGGGATAGGATTTAAATAAACTAAAATCTAACCagtcaaaaataattttttttgtcattCTGAATTGTGTAAATCTGCTCAAGGCTCACACTCTCCTTGTGATACTAAAGCCTTGTCTAAAcggccactttacagcactgaaactttctcGTTCAGGGgtatgaccccccacccccaccccccgcaatgcaagtttcagtgctgtaaagtggtggtgtagacagtgccccagtgctGGACGCtgcgctcccagcgctggtggtgggtttttttgttgtttaacagcactgagagagctctctcccagcgctggtgctgcaactacacagccatgttaaagtgttgccgcagcagcactttaatgttgaTAGGGAAGGCATACCCTTAGTGAATCACTCCCTGCTTGCCAATGGAGCCTTAACACTTACAACTTAACTCAAGGTGACGGTGATGTGCAGATGACCATTCTTTATCAACCATGTTTGGTCTCTAACATCCTCCAAGTTTCTGGACACAGGGTCAAATTGGAAAAAATTAGTCATGCTCTTTTTACTTGATATGCCACGACACACCATTCATAGTAAGTTGTGTAGTTAATAATATCCTTCCATGCTTTAGCTAGCTGTGtaaaagtttaaaatgttgacactAAGACGTTTTCTAGGTGTTAACTCAGATGACTGACTATCTGGGAATCAATTGACTAGTCATAGTTTTGTAATTAACCTTAAATTGGAATAGAACTTGGGAAACATTTATTGCTGCTGAAGCTATTTTTGCTTCTTCATTATTAAAATGTAAGCCATTGGTATAAAAAAAAGCATGCTGTACCCCCATTAAGCTGTAATTGCCAAGCTAGAGAGAATAAATCTGCACCTGTGAATTAGAGAAAAATGCTTCACAGGATGGCATGCTCCAGATGCTGAGTCTTACACAAAGGCAttttagccatttttttttttatttcagtcagTTCTGGGTAGTTCTAAGAAGCAGTTTGTAAATTTATAAACATGAATGTCTGATGGTCATTCTCCAGGGAGATGTCTGGTGTAACCCATGTACTTATAACTTTATTGGAAAGGATGGGGTGTGTGCACATAcatatgtgtatatacatatatttattttgcCAATACTATCCTCTCTTTGGCACCAACACAAGACTCAACTCCCTCTCTGCTACCTTGATATACCAACCTGTTCTGACTAACCTCTGTATTGTTTTCCCCCAGCCACTGGTCCCGTTGTTTTTCATGCCATACAGATATTGCTCCCAGCTGATCTACAACCACTGTCAATTCCTGATTCAATGGTCAAGCTGAAAAGCATCAGAAGTGGGAAGCAGTCTTGGGAATGGTAAAGGTTTTAATTAGCAGGCAGGGAGGCCTTGCTGTAAGCAGGGGCCCCAATATAGCCAGCTGCTGAAAACTCCTTTATCCCTGAACTAGCACACCCTAATTAATGTTACTACAAAGTTGTAGAAAGAATCAGCATCCTGGTGGTGTTCACACAGAAACAAAGTCATATTTAAGATTAAAGTTACTTATGAAGGCTTAACTACATCTAAAGTTTCACTAGTTTGGGATTTTAATCTATACATCATAAAGCGTTCAACACATCTGTGTGATCACATTATGCAGATATAGCTGTCCAACTATGAATGTATACCTCACTGCCTTCAAATTCTTTGTTAGCCAGCTGGAAAAGGCTACCCCCTTTTGTTAATTGGTCTTGAACCACTCCTTGGGGTATATCGGCTACTTCCTTCCTCCAAGACTctgttagagagagagaacattagCATTTGTTATGCAACTGCAATGCTAATCATGACTTCAGATTACATTTCACATCCTACTGCCTGCTACGATTAATCAGTTTGGTAGTCTTCTAATCACTCTGAAAAGGTAAGAAGAAACTCATGTTCTGGCAGAGTTAGTGGTTTCTGTCCAGATGAGGTATAGAGTGAGGAAGTAATGGGTCTGCAACAACCATCTATGTTCAGTTTTAATAAAGATTCTAGGAGTGATCCAAGGAATTAAACCAGTAAATGTTACACTTGTCAAAAACATCACATATCAACCAACCCCAATTCATTCCCAGAGCACCATCCATCCGGTGCACTGAAACTATCACATCATTAAGACAACCTGCATCTGCACAAGGAAGCCAAAGGAAAGCCACCTGTATGACTTGAAATCTGGAATTTCCAAActtttaaggttacaaagtcaagaaCTCAGTGCTCCTTAGATGTTTTACAGAACAGACTTATAAACTATAAGTTCAAAAGGGACAaacatgatcatctagtctgacctcctgcacattgtaggccacagaacctaaGCCACCCATTCCTggaatagacccctaacctctggctgagttattgaagtcctcaaatcatggtttaaaggcttTAAGTTACAAAGAAtgcaccatttacactagtttaaacccgcaagtgacctgtgccctatgctgcagaggaaggcaaaaagtaTGTCAGTGTAGGTACTCTAACTTCCTGAGAGGTGGTAGTTACATTGACGGGAGAAAACCTCCTGTCAACATAGTGTTGTCTATGCTGGGGGTTAGGTTAGTATAACTACATCCATACCCCTGAGACACAttgttacactgacctaagttCCTTGTGTAGACCAAACCTCAAAAGCTTGTGGCAATGAATTAACAGCTTAACTGTTAagataaatatttcctttgatcaATTTTAAATTTGCCATCTTTCATGTCCTTGTATTATGATAGGAAAATTAGCATTACCCAGTTTATTTTTACTACACCACTTATTTTGTATAATATCTATTGTACCTTCCTACTCAACTCTTCTCTAAACAGTCACAgtgttttctctctcctcacaTGAAAGCCTTTCCACACTAATTTCACTGCCCATCTGATCTTTGTGCTCTCTTTCTCAAGACAATCTACCAGAATTGAACAAAGGATTCCTGCAGATGTCATGCCATTACATTATGATTTAATTCTGTTCAGCCTAAATTATAATGAAAAGCTCCCAGGTGTGCCTATTACACTGTGGAACAGTTTCTCTAAGGAATGTGGGGGTAACTCCAGGCTTGGGGCATTTCCAGCCAGACTCCCCAAAGCACTGTAAGGAAGAGCCTAGTGGAGGAAACACTAGATCTACTGCAGCTTTTGCAGCTCAGGTTTCTAGGATTTCATGAGGACAGGTCACGGAGGTGTATTTACCAGCTGTGTACCGGCTATGCTCCCCTAACCCAATGGCTGAAGGAATGCTGGTCTACACGGCTGACCcaagtgcttgcaggcagggtCGGGGGGTGGCACTTATCCCCACGGCACACACAGGTGGAGAGATTACAGGGGGCAGCGGCAGAGCCGGGAACGAAGCCCAGCAAGTCTCTGCCTCCCAAGGGCccgccccgccgccgcccccgcTTATCCGCACCGCTGTCCGCCGGCTGCCAGGCGCTCCGGGGGAGGCCGCGGGGCGGCGCGGGGCCGGGCCCGCCCAGCAGGTACTTGTGCTCCTGGCCCCGCAGGCGCCGCAGGTAGCGGTCCCGCATGGCTTGCCAGGAGTGCGGCGTCAGGCGGGCCCGCTCCATCTCCTTCCAGAGCGCGGTGCCGGTGACGCTGCCCTGCGCCCGGCCCCGCACGTGCAGCAGGATGGCCTCGTCCTCTGAGCCCGTGAAGGCAGAGCGGCCGGCCCGGGCCCCGGCCGGGAccggggccggggccgcggcCGCCGCCAGCCGCCAGCGCTCCAGCGGCAGCCGCTCGTTGCTCTCCACGCAGCGCCGCACGTATTCGCTGGAGACGAAGTTGCCCGTGGCCCCCCGCTCGTCGGGCTGGGCCAGCAGCACCGCGCCCGGCTCCTGCACGCGGCAAAGGCGCCCGCCGCCCGCCAGGATCAGCGGCGCGAGCTGCAGCTTGGCGGGCCCGGGCCGCACGTAGAAGCGCATGGGGCTGCCATCGTCCTGCAGGAACAGCGTCCGCGAGCGAGCGATGCCCGCGCGCTCCAAGGCCATGGGCGGGCGCCGCCGACGCGCGGCTTGGCTCGCACCTGGAGCCTTCCCGCCACCTAGGGTGCGCGCGCCCGCAGTCCCGCCCCTTCCTCTCTGCGCACGCGCCTACACCAGgctgctgccccgccccctcccaaatGGTCTCTGACCCGGAAGTGCTCCTTCTCTCTCGGCCCGGCCGGGAAGATGGCGGCGGCGACCGGTGCTGCTCCGGCTGGTGACATGGCGGAGGCTGAGGCCCCTCTTAGCAAAAAGTGAGAGTGCGGGGTCGGGGGCAGGTGCCCGGGGCTGGGACCCAGCGGGAGGACCCGGGCGGGGCCCCGGGAGGCGCTGCCCGTCGCTGACTGGTGTCTGTTTCCTACCAGGTGACGGTCTCTAGAGCCGGGCGCTCGCGCCATGCTGAGCCCCGCAGCTGTTCGGCTCCTTGGGGGCCGCTTTGGCTGGGTCTGGCGGGCTCGGCACCTCCGCGCCGCCTGCCCCGCGCTCCGAAGGCTCCAGGCACTTCATGA
The genomic region above belongs to Eretmochelys imbricata isolate rEreImb1 chromosome 12, rEreImb1.hap1, whole genome shotgun sequence and contains:
- the TERF2IP gene encoding telomeric repeat-binding factor 2-interacting protein 1 codes for the protein MALERAGIARSRTLFLQDDGSPMRFYVRPGPAKLQLAPLILAGGGRLCRVQEPGAVLLAQPDERGATGNFVSSEYVRRCVESNERLPLERWRLAAAAAPAPVPAGARAGRSAFTGSEDEAILLHVRGRAQGSVTGTALWKEMERARLTPHSWQAMRDRYLRRLRGQEHKYLLGGPGPAPPRGLPRSAWQPADSESWRKEVADIPQGVVQDQLTKGGSLFQLANKEFEGSESENETSDLQEENRAKDEEPKSPEKIASSQKMELKEWVTAEDSAITETPPQEEENPIRTCPSPTEVADAVKTVQYFMEEFSMDLSTVIQAFLKNSGEVEATSYFLHNSQRLDGYPIWSRQDDLDLQKADENLRSKLIAKFGAQNVVKRVAFRKR